The sequence below is a genomic window from Chaetodon auriga isolate fChaAug3 chromosome 8, fChaAug3.hap1, whole genome shotgun sequence.
catgttagcattttcattgagcatgctagcatgctaatggtGGCATTTAGCTCAATTGTTTTGAGTAACTTTCTGCTAGATTTTCATTATGACTGGTGATGTGAAATTTTAATTGTATGAAAATCATAATAATTTAAAGATTAGAAATGAAACTGTAGAGCTGTCAAAAGTGAAAAGCCTGCATCTATAGTCTTGATCTGTATCTTATAAGTCTAGCACATCTAATTTTAAGAGGCAAATGAGCCTGGGAGAAGAGCTTTCTAACAACTGCAGAGTGATGGAGGTATAAAGAGGAATAAGTGTTCATTTAAGCTCTTCCACCTTTCAAGTTCAGAAATTCCACTCTCTCTGTATTATTGAATGAGGAGCCTGTTCTGCAGTACCTCACTCCTCTGGCCTCAGATAGGTTTGTCAGTAAATACTGACCTCAGTGACCACGGGGAAACTTTTACTCACAACATGTCATTTTGCTCCAtgctctctctgactctgcGATTGGTCAGGGTTTGGCTGGGGGAGGTGCTCAGCTGGCGGCCTTgttggaggacagagagggaaacagtgACACCTTGTGCAAGGAGGTCACCAAACTCAGCACAGCCCTGCAGGAGTACCAGGACATGGTGCAGGTGAGATATGAGCATGAGGAGAGGATTTCATAGATTTATGCATCAAAGAGAAACCTGAAAAAGAAcaattcattttgctttttcacCAGAATCAGCAGGAGAGTCACAGCCAGACGGTGTCTTCCCTCACAGCTCAACTCAGAGACACTCGgcaggagctgagggagaaggagaCGCAGAGGAAGGAGGCCGATAGAGCCcagcagaacagcagagaggacagagagcgagaggagaggagactgaGGGACAGCCTGGAGAAGAGGGACAAACTCATAGAGGTAAGAGCCCCCATCACAGCCCTTCTGAGGTCACCTCTCCTGCCTCTAGAGCCCCAGAAGAAAGGAGCAACACATGAATTCATGCCATTAAATAAGTTGCTTAAATTGCATAAAATATGtattcacacaaacatttagataaaaaaaatacacattcactcCGGTAATCATCAAAAAAAGCATTTATActtatatatatagatatattgtttattaaatattatttaatACCTTGAACAATCCTGAACATCAGTGCCAAGTTTTGATGTCAGATCTTCTGAATGAAGTTTGATGGCTTTTTATAAACTCACAGTCATACCAAGGAAAATGTGTTGgagaacacacagagctgcactaACACCACCTTCCATAGACTACAGTGCAATGCAGATATATTTTGATTAGGGTAATTCTAAAAAATGTAGGGAATTAAAGTACAGAGCTCTCTcatgacttttctttttcttcattggCAGCAAATCCTGGTGGATGCTGAGGAGCGGGACCATCttttcagagagctgcagcagaacctGCAGAACAAACGGGAACCTCTGACcgccatcaaacacacactgtgatagAGCACAACTGCACAGAGATGGAAGATTACTTTTGCACTTTCTGCACCACCTTTTTGCCTCTTCGGCATATTTATCGTGGTGTACATTAAGTCTATTTATATTTATCTCTGTACATTTTTGAGGTTTGCATTTGCAGACCTGCCTTGTTCTGGCATGGGACAAAGGAAAGTTTTTAATTTTCCACAATGACTACTCAGCTCCCTGGAATAAATCAGTAATTTCAGACTTTGAGAATCAGACACAGCCTGACTGTTTTCGGTATGGAGAGATATCAGGTCTAGTTTCTTATAACCACATGTTTAATACTTGATTTAAAACGCACCCAATTCCTgtatttaggttttttttatgtaatgaGTCTAATGAGTAGGAAGTGATTAAATTGTGTGCAATTTGGGTTTGATATTGCTTTAAATCTGAATTTGCCTGTGTCTGTTCTATGAAAATCTTTGCAGTGgtgtcttcagtgtgtttgtcttttttctttctgagaaCAGAACTGccatttttttgtttacagtGCTATCTTAGCACTCCTGGAGGGGAATACTTAAGACCAAAATAATATTTCTAACTTCtttaattttctgcttttatgtctttcttctttttaattttgttttggaaCAAGTCTAAATTATCTTCACAGTTTATATGTCTTGTATTATTAGTCTGGTACAGGTTATTGGagatattttctctcttttagctcaAGAGAATTAAACACTCTGATCCAAATTACTTATGTCTGCTGACGTTGTCATTTCATTAATTCCCGGATAATACAACGATATTATTCGTTTATATTACGGTCGTCATTTCTAGTTATTTCAACTTATTTTCTGGTAAATCCTGTTTTGTCAGTGGTATGGCGGACAAGTCTGAATACTACATTACCCAAGAGCCTCTGCCGCCGTGTTTATGTTAAAGACAAGCGCGAATGGAAATAGTGATTTCAAAACGCTTCGTCGTAGAACGAAAGAACAAAACACGGCGACACTTCCGGAATTCATACACATTTACCACACAGTCTAAATTAAATTGATTTAAGAAggacttttcagttttttttgaACACCGCGTTAACCAGCCGTTAGGAGTACAGAACTATCTGCTCTATGATTGGATGCGTCTCGCCGATATGTACCCTGGGAGTAGTAGTTTACTCTCCTCCGACGTGTTAAGTATGCACCGGCTTGTACTTTTGATTCTGTCACAGAACCATATATTTTTTAAGGCAGTTGTTAATCTTTTGTACTGATTATTCAACCGGGAGAGTTTCCGTCGATCCTCCCAACGCTGAGCCACCTTACGCTGTTTTGGGGCAAAATGAATGGGAATCGTACTTCCGGAACCAAGCGCGTCTGAAACCTGAAATAGTAAGACTGTAAAGTGAAGCCAGTGTTGAGTGACAGTGCCCCCTGTCTTCTCACGGCCCCCACGAGCTTTAAGTTTCTTGTTGCTTCAGGAACTGTTGCTATGGAGCTGACACCTCAACACCTCATACAAAGTTTGTACCCTGAATGCCTCACAGTGGTACATTAACACTGAGTAGAGGGATTTATCACAGCCTGCTCACAGACGGAACAGCTGATATTTAACCTTTCGTTTAGAGCAAAGCGCATGTGAAGGAATGCAGGTCCAGTCGGTGCCCCTCGGCTCTGTCACCATCGGACCGCAGTCGTGGCGCGATGGGACGCTCCGCTCCATCCGGCGGGCGGAGCGCCTGGTTCGGCAGACTCGAGCCGGGCGGTCCGGGACTTGCAGCCGGCCCCGGAGCAGCAGCGCCGCCGCCGCTCTCATCCCACAGCGCACGGGCGGCACAGCGGAAACAACCGAAGATAAGATAACAGAGGAGGAATGCGGAGAGAGTCGTGACTCCATCTGCAAAAATAAGATGTCGAGGCCCCAAACGACAGGAACAATGGTGAGAGCGAAGTTAAGGCTTGTAGAGAGATCTGATAAGTGATGGAGCAATAAAACTTGATCTGCGTCATTAAGTCTGACACTTAATCACAAAAATATACCATcatactggaaaaaaaaaaagttttatgaCAAATTAAAATCTAAATTGTTGACAATGTAGGCTGAGGTGAGATGCTTTCAAatatgaaacacactgaaagttATAAATTCATTCATGAACACACCACTGAAAGACAAGGACTTTTTCTAATTACACAGTACAAATTTACTTTTACAAGTATAAGTTCGACTTAAGgaaaagtatgtaagtattatcagcaaaatgtgcttgaagtatccaaaataaaagtattcaTAGCACAGAATGGCTCGATTCCCAGTGTTAAAGTATTGCATACAGTGTATTACATTATTGGATGATTGTTGCAGATGCTTTAACATACAAGCATCATTTTACTGTGGTTTCTGTCAGAGGtagctaattttaactactttatatactgtcGGGCACTTTAGTCTAAGGCTCAATAATCATGTTTTACAGGTtgatgttatgttttttttaaataaaatcttAACCTGTCAAGTAAATACTATCTAACACTGCTAAATAAACGTAGTGTAgcaaaaaatgcagcatttccctctgaaatgtagtggagtagaagtataaagttgcataaaatagaaatactcaaatgAAGTACAAGCACCTCAAAATTATACTCAAGCACAGTATTTCAGTATATTTGTTTGGTAACTTTCCAGCATtcattcagacattttgaaaattgcAGTCTAACTTTCCCCTGAAGTTTCCCAGTGGCTCCCAGAGGACGCCCGTGGCCCCGTTCCCACCTACCAGCTTGCGTGAGCAGTGCGCTGGGGCCAGCGTCGCTGTGGCCTGTGAGTACATGCGGAGGGTGCGGGAGGTGGAGGGGCAGCTGCGCAGGCAGGCCGGCAGGGTGACCCAGGAGGGCGTCaagctggagagggagaggggtcACCTGGAGAGGACGCTGCGGAGCCTTCGGGCTGATCTGACTGTCAACAGGAGGAGCTCGGAGGGGAGGACCAGGAGACCATCCACTGCTGAGACGGCAAGTTTACACAACTTGGCCGCCATGGCATTTAACCAACCATTTCACCAAAAAGAGAATTTCTCCTCCAGGGATCATCGGTGGCGTTGTACTTGAGTCGAGGCTCAGACCGTCCGGCACTTGTCTTAAATGTGTGGACTTGTGCTTTCAGATGTTTCTATGTTTGAACTTTTTGTGTTTATCTAAGGACAAAAGAAACAGATGATTCAGCCAATTTGTAGTTTATTGTCTGCACAGAGATTCCATAGTTTTACCCTTATCCAGACAAACCACTGCTAATCTGAAGTCATTTCTGAATACTTTTGATAATGACTGCTAAATGCGTCATCCACCAGCAGATGTGATGTAAATGATACAACAGACTATGGATTAATTCATTAAGTTCTGTGCTGTGTGCTCCAGTCGTCAAGGAGAGGAGATGCGTTCACTGACAGGTCTGCTCCGCTGCAGGAGAGAGATGGTGCTGATTACTTGCTGttgtgtgagaggagagagctggcCCAGTTGAAACAGGATCTGGAGGGAGcactgagagacacactgacCCAGCTACAGGTGATTTACAGCGCTGCCATTCTGTCTTCATCGCTTGACTCGTTTTCCTTCAAAGCCTCCTCCCCCcactctgtttctttctctctcttttccacttGCCCTTCCATGTGATTTACTGGCATGAGTGGTGGAAGAAAACCAACACCTCCAAAGCTTCAATGCTCCAATAACCTCCACTCTTTTCTCTTATTACCACTTtatatctgttgtttttttttggcatggATGCAATGAGGTGTTAATATATAAAGTAAAGGCCTGGGATCGCAAGCACCAAGTAACCAGACGGAGTCTTCAGTCAtgccagctgctctgtgaggctgaacttCGGCACAGCTTAGCTTTGAGGtcaccatgttcatcatcttcatttaGCTTGTTAACATTCACTTCCTCCTAATTTGTTAAATAGCACATAGATggccatttttcactttttctaatattttgtagACTAAACAATTGATTAATCGGTGGAGGAAATAATTCAGTAGTGGGAATGATTGTTAGTTTCAGCCTTTCCCATCTGTGTCTTCCAGGCCCTGGgtcagagcagcaaacagctgctggactgTGCCAGTGAGAGGGCTCTTGTCCTGGAGCTGCTGCCTCGCAGCGGCTCAGCTGGAGGACACCGCGCCGCCACTCAGACCTTCACCAAAACAGACCCCATCAGCAAAACAGACCCCATCAGCCCCTTTACACCAGGTACACGCAAAgtgcagcagaacagcaggaggaaggagaaaaattACACAAAACATAGGAAGGAGCATCATTTTACCCACGACCAATGTAGACATTAGGCAGAAAATGTGAACTGTCTGTATATACAGGAGTGTGTCCAGCACAGAGTGTGCATTTTTATCACTGTATCTCACTATCAAACATAGAATACATACCAGGGTTATTAAAGTTGACTGAAACTGAACAGTGCACCTGCTGATACTCAAAAAAAGGTCTCATCTGGCAGCGCTGACCTTCACAGTTTAAAATGAGCCGCTGTGTACTCTGAGGAAAAACAGTCATAAACGGTAACAGGAACCAGTCAGTCCATCGTAGCTTGTTTACATGAAACCGGTCATTTTTTCCATCACTGTAAATTTTGTCTTGCAGAGTGTAAACAGGTTTTAGAGTCGTCCACACTGACAGTCAACCAGTCACAGCTGCTGAGGGAAAACGTCAGACAGATGCTAACCGGCGCCATCGCCAGGCAGAAAGCTGTTCACCACTCCGTCAATGACGGGCTGGTCAAGAAAGTGGCAGAGACAATCAGTCTGCAGGTacgcacaaatgcacacacgtTAAACCTCTTTGCATGTAACACAGATATACTCTGACATCATTCTCAGATcagaataataaaacacagttgaCATTTCATTCTCTCTTTGGCAGCAAAACCTGACTCAGATGTCTGCAGCCACCAGGCAGGCCATGTTTCGCAAGCAGCGGGAAATTAACTGTATTCGTCACAGCCACGACAGAGTGCAGGTTAGTGCATTTGTGCAACAGGATCGGTGAGTTTGAGattcagtgacagtgtgtgcaAGTTTTCCCCCGTGTTATTCTGTGCACAGGGGCCGGAGTACAGCGGTGACATCCTGTCCAGAGAGAAACTCAACAGGCCTCTGGTGCAGGTTTATCAGAGACACCCAGGGACACAGTTACCCGAGGCTGCTCGTCTCATACAGGTGGTTACTGCCTCCCGAACGTCTGTTCACACGCATGTTCAAATACACtcagaaataatgataataatactactaataaaaaactttatttatatagctcCTTTCATGCAGTTAGTTAGCTTACACTCACACCTCTATAGAGCACAATCTGCATGACCAAACTAAACCAAAGCTGGGACAATGACTTGAATACAGGGAATAACAGCAACATACAAGCTGTGGAGTAGAGGTTCATCCTTCCACTGTATCTTAAACTTAGATTTCAGATAAATGGCCGTAGGAGAACACAGGGCATGCCAGGATCTCCTCATAGTCACACAAGCTGGCAGATGTTCACACgatagattttaaaaaaagcattcaGTGGTTTAACACGAACCTCCCCTTTTGTCACCTGCctcaaacaaactgaaccaggctcagtgtgtttcctgtgtgtctctcaggGCAGTGCAGTGCTGAGGCGATGTCTGATGTCCTCTGAAGGTGAGCTGGCGAGGCTGCAGCGTGCCTGCCGGCAGCTGCTGGTCAACCAGCACGGCaagagagctgcagctcaggcgGACACAGCTGTGATCCGCATGAGGCGCCAGCAGGTCGACAGGCGAGCTGTGCCCTCTttcctccagcagggggcgtGCAGAAGCCAACTCCCCTTGTCTTGCGCTCAGTAGAGCTGtagtgagtgagagtgagtgagtgtaatgtgtgttgtgagaaaatgagagcagTCATGTGTGAAACCTACTGGTTCAAGATTCACACTATTTGATGAAAGCTACACTATGTGGCCAAAACTATATGGACCCCCCTGTTCACTTACTCTTGTGTAAGAATGGTCTTGGGCTGTTTTTTAAGGTTTTGGCTCGGCCCTTATGTTCCAGTTAAAGAGGATTTTAATGTTACACCGCAGCTATTTAAGGAAATACTGCGATTGCAGCTTTGTGGCAACAGTTTGAGGAAAGCTCCTTCCAGTCTCAATCATCCCCATGCACAACATGACTTTCCCAGTTTGATGTGGgttgagtttgagttttgagtcctgacctcaaccccatccaacaGCTTTGGCATGAACTTCAATCAAGACTGCTATCTCGGCCTTATCCCCCAACAGCAGTGCTGGACCTCAGTGTTGCTCTTGTGGCTGTATGGGAGCAAATCTCTGCAGCCGGGGTCCAAAATCTTGTGGAGAGCCGTCCCAGAGAGCGGAGGCTGTTGCAGGTGAGATTAATACCTGTAGATGTAGAATTAAATCTTCAACCGTCTCATAGAGGTGTAACATTGAGGTGTCCaaatacttttggccacatgtgtttctgcactgagctgcacgtgttttttttttctctttgtgcaataaaatttgaaaaaatgctgaaatttaataaaaacaaaaacaatgtgcatGACTTTACACTTTCTGGTCTCAGAGAGAGTGCAGCAGAATCCTGAGGATTCGTCTCAGGTTATTGGCCTGTATTTATACGCAACTGCCTCAAACCAGCTGGGATTTCAGTGTTAAAGAAAATGCCAAGATTTATTTGCCATAACCATTTCATTATGGTCTAATTCAGTTATCGTTACTGCAATAAAACATGACCACACTTGGAACAATGGCCTTCTGTCTAACTGACACATAAAACCAGGAAAAAAGACGGTGGATGGAGATTCAGTAATGCCTAATATGATTATCTTATCTATCGAGACGATCAGATTTCTCACTGAAAACCACTTATTCACTTATTAAACCAAAGGGCAGCACACTTTCTTTAGAGATATAATCTGCCTTTTTTTCTGAACCAAAACAGCTTTAAAGACCTGTGAATTCAACAGGTTTTCCATAAAGTTAAAACACTTTCCTACCTCAGACTCAGATTTCCAGTCATGGGACTGCAGGTCACTTGACCGCCCTCCCACCAAACTCAACGTCTTTCATTAGGACATAAGACATGATTTAATAAACCCGCCCTGTCTCACCTTAGTACACACCACCTCGTCAttctgtataaaaaaaaaagtggacaTGAAAGATTTTTTATAGATCCTAACCTAAACTAGACAAAGCTCTTATTGATGCTCTTCAGTCTGAATGGGGCTATTCTGTGCAGGCCAGTGAGCCTGGGCAGCGCTGTAAAATCACGGCTGTCACGGGAAGCTAACAGCCTAATTGAATCATAAGCATCGGGCTGTGGAGATTCCTGCAGTTATTTAACAGAATATCAAGAAACCACAAGATATTCGCCTTCAGATCTCTGCAGCAGGACTGGCCGAGGCAGACGAGGACTCTCAGATAAAGCTGACTGGAAACTTCTTGTGTTCAAGGTGAAGACGGCCGGTTTGTTCTAGAAGAGAACAACAAGGAGACGACACTCAGAGCTGAAGAATCGAAGCTGCAAGAATATTTTCTAGTAATGTCGAAGCCGATttgcctccttcttctcctttgttTGCTTCCAGCTGTGGGTGAGTGAACAGGACACAGCGTGCATGTGCTGCTAGTACAAATACTGTCAGTGTAAACTGCTTTTGTAGCAAAAGCTAATagcagggctgcaactagcAACTATTTTTAGCACTGATTAATTTGCTAATTAGATTCTGGAGGAACTGTTTTGGTCATAAAATGCTAGAAAATAGGGAAATTTGAACATCTCAGTGAAAAAATGTACTGATTGGTCCAACTAATAGtcaaaaaacccaaatatatgCAATTCACTATAatgtaagacaaagaaaatcagcaaatcctcCCACCTAACAGGCTGGAACCAGCCAATGTTTGCCATTTAGCTTTAATTTACTTCCATACAATCATGCAAACATCCAATTACAATTCCCAATAACACTAATATTTTTTTCAGCTCATCAATTAgaaaatgttaacattgtcattatttttagATTCAGAGCAGTGGAtggttttagtcattttcatcatgttttggATCTAAATCATGCAACACAATTAACCAACACGTGTGTCCCTCAGCCCCCCTCTTCTGTTACACCTG
It includes:
- the tektl1 gene encoding tektin-like protein 1; protein product: MQVQSVPLGSVTIGPQSWRDGTLRSIRRAERLVRQTRAGRSGTCSRPRSSSAAAALIPQRTGGTAETTEDKITEEECGESRDSICKNKMSRPQTTGTMFPSGSQRTPVAPFPPTSLREQCAGASVAVACEYMRRVREVEGQLRRQAGRVTQEGVKLERERGHLERTLRSLRADLTVNRRSSEGRTRRPSTAETERDGADYLLLCERRELAQLKQDLEGALRDTLTQLQALGQSSKQLLDCASERALVLELLPRSGSAGGHRAATQTFTKTDPISKTDPISPFTPECKQVLESSTLTVNQSQLLRENVRQMLTGAIARQKAVHHSVNDGLVKKVAETISLQQNLTQMSAATRQAMFRKQREINCIRHSHDRVQGPEYSGDILSREKLNRPLVQVYQRHPGTQLPEAARLIQGSAVLRRCLMSSEGELARLQRACRQLLVNQHGKRAAAQADTAVIRMRRQQVDRRAVPSFLQQGACRSQLPLSCAQ